Part of the Planctomycetaceae bacterium genome, TGTTCGACCGGTCCGGGACACACACAGTTGATGCGAATTCGGTCCTTTGAGTGACAGAGTGCCAGGCTGCGGGTCAGACCAACGACGGCCTGCTTGCTGATGGAATACAATGGGTCGTGTGCTCGCGGCAGCAGGCCTGCATTACTGGCGACGTTGATGATGCTGCCTCCTTCGGCCTGCTGCCTCATCACCGAAATCGCCGCCTGGCAGCCAAAGAACACGGCTTTCAGGTTCACGTCAATCACGCTGTGCCAGTCGCCTTCGGTGATCTCTTCGATCTGTTTGACCATGCCGACGCCCGCGTTGTTAACGAATACGTCCAGTCGTGTCGTCTGCTGGACCGCGAATTCGACCAGGCTGCCGATGTCGGTAACGCGTCTGACATCGCAGATCCGGAAATCGATGCCGGCCTTCGCAAACTCGGACTGCGTGGCATCGCTGAAGCCGAGATCCCCGACAACGACGTGCCGTCCCGGACCCGCGAACTTCAGCGCAGTCGCTTTGCCGATACCGCTGGCTGCTCCTGTGACGACGACCGTTTGCTGCAACGGGTGACTCATGCTGATTTCTCCGCGGTTTCAGATTCCCGGAATTCATTGAATCCGATCGGACTCCCGTTTCGTTTTACGGGCGCGTCGATAAGATCCCGGCAGCGAGTGATAACGAAACAGACGCCCGTGAGCAGTGCTGTTCGGGAAAAACCCGTTGATCAACTTTCGGAACAGGACGGAACAGATGAAGAAGCTGAGTTTTGCACTGCTGCTGGTATCGCTCCTGGCATTCGTTCCGGGCTGCGGATCTGAAGACACGAAGGATTCGGTCGCAGGCGCTGCCGCCCCGGCGCCGGCCGGCGATTCGGCGGAAGCAACCGCCAGCTTCGTCATGGCGGAACTGAAGGCCGGACGACCTGTGGTCCTTTGGAATTCGCTTCCGGAAAAGTATCAGAACGACGCCAATGAAATCGTCCGGACCTTCGCTCAGAAGATGGATCCTCAGATCTGGACGCAGATTCACGGTATGCTCGCCTCAGTGAACACGCTGCTGCACGACAAACAGGAATTCATCATGAACCATCCTGGTGTGGCCAATAGCCCGAACGGCGAATCCGCAAAAGCCGCAATTCCTGCCACGGCTGATTTGCTGCAGGCACTTCTGGACAGCGCCGGAGATCTTGAAAAACTGAAGACGTTCGATGGCGGCGAGTTTCTGGGTGGTCCCGGCACAAAGATCTCCCATGGCGTGGCCGGTCTGCTGGCGGCAATGCCCGCCGATGCGTCCGCCGCTGGACAGGTCAACCCGGCGCTGCTGATGCAGGACGTCAAAATTGAAACTGTCAGTGAGTCCGGAGACTCGGCCGTCCTGAAGCTGACAACATCCGATGGCAAGAGCAGCGAAGAAACATTCACCCGTGTCGACGGCAAGTGGCTGCCCGCTGAAATGGTCGCCAGATGGGATGAGAACATGAAAAACACGCGTGAGTCGCTGGCACAGCTTCCCGAGAGCATCAATCAGATCCGAATGCCGGTGATGGTTGTGTCAGGAGTTCTTCCGGGGATGCTGGCTCAATTGCAATCCGCGGAAACGCAGGAAGAATTCAATGCGGCCGTCGAAAGTCTGCAGGGGCAGGCGATGGGAATCATGATGCAGAGCATGGGCGGCGGCGGTCCCGGTGCGTTTGGAGGGCCGCCGGCTGTGGATGCGGACTATTCGCCCGATCCGGAAGTTCCCGCCGTCGATCCTCCGTCTCCCGGTCCACCGCAGGAGCAGGAAAACTGATCGATGACCCGTCGACTGCTGCTGGCGATCGAATCGTCATGCGACGAAACCGCCGCGGCCGTTATCGATCAGGACCGCACCGTAGTATCCAGCATCGTGGCTTCTCAGCACGAACTGCATCAGGATTTCGGCGGCGTGGTTCCGGAAATTGCTTCGCGTGCACACGTCAGGCGAATCCTTCCGGTCATCGAAGCGGCTATTCAGGAAGCAAACTGCACCATCGCGGAGATTGCTGCGGTGGCGGTGACGTCAGAACCGGGGCTGGTGGGATCGTTGCTGGTCGGACTGACGGCGGCCAAGACACTGGCGATGAGCATCGACGTTCCACTGATCACTGTTGACCACATCGCCGCGCACATTTATGCCTGCGGAATGGGTCGACCAAACTCAGTGTTTCCCGCAGTCGGATTTGTGGTCAGTGGCGGGCATACAAACCTTTATGATTGCCGTTCGGCGACGGACTATCGCCTGATCGCCGGAACGACTGACGACGCCGCCGGTGAGGCATTCGACAAGGTCGCCCGGATTCTGAATCTATCCTATCCAGGCGGGCCGGCAATTCAGAGGGCCGCTGAGTCTGGTGATCCGACGGCGTTTCAACTGCCGCGACCTATGTTGAATTCCGAAACACTGGACTTCAGCTTCAGCGGACTGAAGACGGCAGTGTTGTACGCAGCCCGCGGAGTGCCGGGGCCGGGCCAGCTTCCGGACACGCCGCCGGAACGCGTGGCCGATCTGGCCGCATCGTTTCAGCGGGCGGCTGTTGATGTCCTGACGCACAAGTGCCGTCGGGCCGTCAGACAACTGGGCTATTCGAGGCTGTGTGTCGGTGGCGGAGTTGCGGCAAATCGACTGTTTCGACAACAACTGACGCGACAGTGTGAAGAGGACGATGTCAAACTTCTGATTGCGCCCATGGAACTCTGCACAGACAATGCCGCCATGGCTGCAATCGCATGGGAGTACTTCGAACAGGGGCATTTTGCAGACCTGAATGCCGACGTGCTGCCCGGACTGGTTCGCCCGGGCCGTACCGGCGTCTGAGTCGCCGCAACCGGTCGCAGGCGGGGACCTGGCACTGGCTCGATTCGGCATGACCGGAATCTCGGCGACGCCCGGTCACTTCCGCAACTCCAGCCGATGACGGATGCTTCCAAGGCACAACCGTCCAGGTGTCAGACCCAGTGCTGCGGCCGATTTTGGGACGAGACTGTGCGAGGTCATTCCCGGTACCGTGTTGATCTCCAGAAGCCAGGGAATGTTGCAGTCGTCAACCCGAAAGTCGGCGCGGGCGATGCCTTCGACTCCGCAGGCGTTGCAGGCTGTCAGTGTGATCGCGTCAAGTTGAGCCGGCAGATCGTCCGGGCTGATTCGATACTGCGTTCGGTCATCCGCGTACTTCGCCCGATAGTCGTACCACTGTTCGGCGACGACGATTTCGATGGCCGGAAATATGCGACCGTCGACGATTGGAACCGTGACTTCGCGGCCGGAAATGTACCGTTCGACCAGGCATTTCGAACCG contains:
- a CDS encoding SDR family oxidoreductase translates to MSHPLQQTVVVTGAASGIGKATALKFAGPGRHVVVGDLGFSDATQSEFAKAGIDFRICDVRRVTDIGSLVEFAVQQTTRLDVFVNNAGVGMVKQIEEITEGDWHSVIDVNLKAVFFGCQAAISVMRQQAEGGSIINVASNAGLLPRAHDPLYSISKQAVVGLTRSLALCHSKDRIRINCVCPGPVEHTEMIEENFHGRDNRQQVVRELINASPLARAWDRMIQPEEVADAIVYLTDDSARMVTGTAIAIDGGKSLGVPPAI
- the tsaD gene encoding tRNA (adenosine(37)-N6)-threonylcarbamoyltransferase complex transferase subunit TsaD gives rise to the protein MTRRLLLAIESSCDETAAAVIDQDRTVVSSIVASQHELHQDFGGVVPEIASRAHVRRILPVIEAAIQEANCTIAEIAAVAVTSEPGLVGSLLVGLTAAKTLAMSIDVPLITVDHIAAHIYACGMGRPNSVFPAVGFVVSGGHTNLYDCRSATDYRLIAGTTDDAAGEAFDKVARILNLSYPGGPAIQRAAESGDPTAFQLPRPMLNSETLDFSFSGLKTAVLYAARGVPGPGQLPDTPPERVADLAASFQRAAVDVLTHKCRRAVRQLGYSRLCVGGGVAANRLFRQQLTRQCEEDDVKLLIAPMELCTDNAAMAAIAWEYFEQGHFADLNADVLPGLVRPGRTGV